The DNA region TGCCGATTTGCGCGTTCAGTCGAGTTGGGGTAGAATCCCGCCCGTTAGCACTCCGGCGCCTTGAGTGCTAACAAGGCAATGGCTGGCAATATTGCCGAGACATCTGATTCATCACCTAACCATCCCAAAGAGCGAGGAGGGAGACGAAGATGAAGCTGCGACCACTCGGTGATCGCCTCGTCGTGGAGCCGATCGAGCAGGAGGAACGGACAGCCAGCGGTATCATCTTGCCGGAGACGGCTAAGGAGAAGCCGCAGCAGGGCAAGGTGTTGGCGGTCGGCCCCGGACGCCGTGACAACGACGGGAATCGCATCCCCATGGACGTGAAGGAGGGCGACCAGGTCCTCTACGCCAAGTACGCGGGCACTGAGGTCAAGATCGGCGATCAGAAGGTGCTGATTCTCAGAGAGTCCGACGTCCTAGCCATTGTCGAGGGATAACCATCCTCTTACATTCCCTTTTTCCTTTCACCCTTTAGAACGAAGGAGCGTCGAGATGGCAAAG from Chloroflexota bacterium includes:
- a CDS encoding co-chaperone GroES, which codes for MKLRPLGDRLVVEPIEQEERTASGIILPETAKEKPQQGKVLAVGPGRRDNDGNRIPMDVKEGDQVLYAKYAGTEVKIGDQKVLILRESDVLAIVEG